One Georgenia wutianyii DNA segment encodes these proteins:
- a CDS encoding uracil-xanthine permease family protein, whose amino-acid sequence MAIWTVHGDGVRVGPGEVVAPQERLSWPRTIGIGAQHVVAMFGATFLVPLITGFPPSTTLFFSAVGTVLFLLITRNRVPSYLGSSFAFLAPIAAAQEVGGMPAALGGILITGALLAVIGLVVHFAGARWIDVVMPPIVTGTVVMLIGFNLAPSAWSNVSQAPPTALVTIAVVVLVTVLFRGILGRLAILVGVLAGYVVAVVRGEVDFTPVGEAAWVGLPTFTTPTFDLTLMGLFVPVVFVLIAENVGHVKSVAAMTGENLDDVTGRALFADGLATTLAGAGGGSGTTTYAENIGVMAATRVYSTAAYFVAAGVALLLSLSPKFGELINTVPPGVLGGAATVLYGMIGVLGARIWVQNKVDFADPVNLTTAAIALIVGIANYTWVAGEMRFEGIALGTAAALGVFHVMRSVARWRGTSAEAASPASVPDPSREH is encoded by the coding sequence ATGGCGATCTGGACGGTCCACGGCGACGGCGTTCGAGTCGGTCCGGGGGAGGTGGTCGCTCCCCAGGAACGGTTGAGCTGGCCGCGCACCATCGGCATCGGCGCCCAGCACGTCGTCGCGATGTTCGGCGCGACGTTCCTCGTCCCGCTCATCACCGGCTTCCCGCCGTCGACCACGCTCTTCTTCTCCGCGGTCGGCACGGTCCTGTTCCTGCTCATCACCCGCAACCGGGTGCCGAGCTACCTCGGGTCGAGCTTCGCGTTCCTCGCCCCGATCGCCGCCGCGCAGGAGGTCGGCGGGATGCCCGCCGCGCTCGGCGGCATCCTCATCACCGGTGCGCTGCTCGCCGTCATCGGCCTCGTCGTCCACTTCGCGGGTGCGCGGTGGATCGACGTCGTCATGCCGCCGATCGTCACCGGCACGGTCGTCATGCTCATCGGGTTCAACCTCGCGCCGAGCGCGTGGTCCAACGTCTCCCAGGCGCCGCCGACGGCGCTGGTGACGATCGCCGTCGTCGTCCTCGTGACGGTGCTGTTCCGCGGCATCCTCGGCCGCCTCGCGATCCTCGTCGGTGTTCTCGCCGGCTACGTCGTCGCGGTCGTGCGCGGCGAGGTGGACTTCACCCCCGTCGGCGAGGCGGCGTGGGTCGGCCTGCCGACCTTCACCACCCCCACCTTCGACCTCACCCTCATGGGCCTGTTCGTGCCCGTCGTCTTCGTCCTCATCGCCGAGAACGTCGGTCACGTGAAGTCGGTGGCCGCGATGACGGGGGAGAACCTCGACGACGTCACCGGGCGCGCGCTGTTCGCCGACGGCCTCGCCACGACGCTCGCCGGCGCCGGTGGCGGCTCGGGCACGACGACCTACGCGGAGAACATCGGCGTCATGGCCGCGACCCGTGTCTACTCGACGGCCGCGTACTTCGTGGCCGCCGGCGTCGCGCTCCTGCTCAGCCTCTCCCCGAAGTTCGGGGAGCTCATCAACACCGTTCCCCCGGGCGTCCTCGGCGGCGCGGCCACCGTGCTCTACGGCATGATCGGCGTCCTCGGCGCCCGCATCTGGGTGCAGAACAAGGTCGACTTCGCCGACCCGGTGAACCTCACGACGGCCGCGATCGCGCTCATCGTCGGGATCGCCAACTACACGTGGGTGGCCGGGGAGATGCGGTTCGAGGGCATCGCGCTCGGTACCGCTGCCGCGCTCGGCGTCTTCCACGTCATGCGCTCCGTGGCCCGCTGGCGCGGGACGAGCGCGGAGGCGGCGAGCCCGGCGTCCGTGCCCGACCCTTCCCGCGAGCACTGA
- a CDS encoding LytR C-terminal domain-containing protein: MTTDLTEAQRRRAARRRHLQQRQTLIFGILITAMVAVALVAAAMWGGVIPSPFARPFSSPEPTDAEAPAVPCPPADALPAPFPEINANVYNATDQSGLAARTARGLAQYGVVIAQESNYGGSFEGVADIVAGPRGLQAAYTVAAIIPGSTVSLDGRDDATVDVILGGAFSEVPAPEAAGFDPNEPLAPPPGCSPVTVPDDDVVEEAPAAG, encoded by the coding sequence GTGACGACCGACCTCACCGAGGCACAGCGACGCCGTGCCGCCCGTCGCCGCCACCTCCAGCAGCGGCAGACGCTGATCTTCGGCATCCTCATCACGGCGATGGTCGCGGTGGCGCTCGTCGCCGCGGCGATGTGGGGCGGTGTCATCCCTTCGCCCTTCGCCCGGCCGTTCAGCTCCCCGGAGCCCACGGACGCCGAGGCGCCGGCCGTGCCGTGCCCGCCCGCCGACGCGCTGCCCGCCCCGTTCCCCGAGATCAACGCGAACGTCTACAACGCGACCGACCAGAGCGGCCTCGCCGCGCGCACCGCCCGCGGGCTCGCGCAGTACGGCGTCGTCATCGCCCAGGAGTCCAACTACGGCGGCAGCTTCGAGGGCGTGGCGGACATCGTCGCCGGCCCGCGCGGCCTGCAGGCGGCCTACACCGTCGCCGCGATCATCCCGGGCTCGACCGTCTCCCTCGACGGCCGGGACGACGCGACCGTCGACGTCATCCTCGGCGGGGCGTTCAGCGAGGTCCCCGCCCCCGAGGCGGCGGGCTTCGACCCCAACGAGCCGCTCGCGCCGCCGCCGGGCTGCTCCCCGGTCACCGTCCCGGACGACGACGTCGTCGAGGAAGCGCCCGCCGCGGGCTGA
- a CDS encoding type II toxin-antitoxin system VapB family antitoxin: MIFKAVGDGRPYPDHGVETTRAWAAVAPRQVRLDELVTTKRELDLRHLLAEDSTFYGDLFAHVVSWRGTLYLEDGLHRALRAALQQRLHVHARVLELNPDGTVVPPA, encoded by the coding sequence GTGATCTTCAAGGCAGTCGGCGACGGGCGTCCGTACCCCGACCACGGGGTGGAGACCACCCGCGCCTGGGCCGCCGTCGCCCCACGGCAGGTCCGGCTCGACGAGCTCGTCACCACCAAGCGTGAGCTCGACCTGCGTCACCTCCTCGCGGAGGACTCGACCTTCTACGGGGACCTGTTCGCCCACGTCGTCTCCTGGCGCGGCACGCTCTACCTCGAGGACGGCCTCCACCGCGCGCTGCGGGCCGCCCTCCAGCAGCGTCTGCACGTCCACGCCCGGGTGCTCGAGCTCAACCCCGACGGCACGGTGGTCCCGCCCGCCTGA
- a CDS encoding DNA polymerase III subunit gamma and tau has protein sequence MSTALYRRYRPETFADVIGQEHVTDPLRAALRGDRITHAYLFSGPRGCGKTTSARIFARCLNCAEGPTDTPCGTCPSCVDLARDGAGSLDVVEMDAASHGGVDDARELRERAAFAPARDRYKIFIIDEAHMVTSQGFNALLKLVEEPPAHVKFVFATTEPEKVIGTIRSRTHHYPFRLVPPERLQGYLEELCAAEGVAVATGVLPLVVRAGGGSVRDSLSVLDQLIAGAQDGEVSYERAVALLGYTHATLLDDVVDALAARDGASLFRVVDRVIDSGHDPRRFAEDLLERIRDLVIIAVSGDHAAAVLRSVPADQLERMRVQSQQLGPAELSRAGDLVNDALTEMSGATSPRLQLELLCARLLLPAADDAGRGFGARLDRIERYLSAGGSAASAPAAVQPAPPAAQRPAPAPASPPAAGGQTASQTPVEPTRGPAEPVTSPSVSQTRVEPTRGPARPVTAPAASATPQTPPTEPPARQERTQHEPPATQRPAPSPDRPPAGGASEDTASPRATGAPAKQQEAAGSQEQTRASREPSRPAPAPEPTPATSEAPAQRASAWQRHEAPSAAAAAPPATSPDTPVQPAGGQAGPDADLVRRRWNEVLATLARFKRTTWTLVSQNAHVGEVSGGVLHLAFNTGGLAHTFRTGTHADALQRALLETLGVQLRIEAVLSQAAEGGDQGMPYAAGGWSAAGQPPAEQGWSAPAAPALAAPAPATPAPATPAAPQPDSPGAPVASPSDEGAPGPSAASPAEPGASEAWSGPPEPDADSFPPDPGPSVPSPEDAAPPAPRRAQAAPEQGQRSGERPWERHAPGGSAQSAASAPESRRMVAPADDTPSMDDPDAENSGLVGAPLIERMLGGTIISED, from the coding sequence GTGAGCACCGCCCTGTACCGCCGCTACCGGCCCGAGACCTTCGCGGACGTCATCGGGCAGGAGCACGTCACCGACCCGCTCCGCGCCGCGCTGCGCGGCGACCGGATCACCCACGCCTACCTCTTCTCCGGCCCGCGCGGCTGCGGGAAGACGACGTCGGCCCGGATCTTCGCGCGCTGCCTCAACTGCGCAGAGGGGCCTACCGACACCCCGTGCGGGACGTGCCCGAGCTGTGTCGACCTCGCACGCGACGGCGCGGGCTCGCTCGACGTCGTCGAGATGGACGCGGCGTCGCACGGTGGTGTCGACGACGCCCGCGAGCTGCGTGAGCGGGCCGCCTTCGCCCCGGCCCGTGACCGCTACAAGATCTTCATCATCGACGAGGCCCACATGGTGACGAGCCAGGGCTTCAACGCCCTGCTCAAGCTCGTCGAGGAGCCCCCGGCGCACGTGAAGTTCGTCTTCGCGACGACGGAGCCGGAGAAGGTCATCGGGACCATCCGCTCGCGCACCCACCACTACCCCTTCCGGCTCGTGCCACCCGAGCGGCTGCAGGGCTACCTCGAGGAGCTGTGCGCCGCCGAGGGCGTGGCGGTGGCCACCGGCGTGCTGCCCCTCGTCGTGCGGGCCGGCGGCGGCTCCGTGCGTGACTCGCTGTCGGTGCTCGACCAGCTCATCGCCGGCGCACAGGACGGCGAGGTCAGCTACGAGCGCGCCGTCGCGCTCCTCGGCTACACCCACGCCACCCTGCTCGACGACGTCGTCGACGCCCTCGCGGCCCGTGACGGCGCGAGCCTCTTCCGCGTGGTCGACCGCGTCATCGACTCCGGGCACGACCCGCGGCGCTTCGCCGAGGACCTCCTCGAGCGGATCCGCGACCTCGTCATCATCGCGGTGTCCGGGGACCATGCGGCCGCGGTGCTCCGCTCCGTGCCCGCCGACCAGCTCGAGCGGATGCGCGTGCAGTCCCAGCAGCTCGGCCCGGCCGAGCTCTCCCGGGCCGGCGACCTCGTCAACGACGCCCTCACCGAGATGAGCGGCGCGACCTCCCCGCGTCTCCAGCTCGAGCTGCTGTGCGCGCGTCTGCTCCTGCCCGCTGCCGACGACGCCGGCCGCGGGTTCGGCGCGCGCCTGGACCGCATCGAGCGGTACCTGTCCGCCGGTGGGTCCGCCGCGTCCGCCCCTGCGGCCGTGCAGCCCGCTCCTCCGGCAGCCCAGCGGCCCGCGCCCGCCCCTGCGTCCCCGCCCGCTGCGGGTGGGCAGACCGCCTCGCAGACGCCCGTGGAGCCGACGCGCGGTCCCGCCGAGCCCGTCACCTCCCCGTCCGTCTCGCAGACGCGTGTGGAGCCGACGCGCGGTCCCGCCCGGCCCGTGACCGCCCCGGCGGCATCGGCGACGCCGCAGACCCCGCCCACCGAGCCGCCCGCGCGGCAGGAGCGCACGCAGCACGAGCCGCCCGCCACGCAGCGTCCGGCGCCGTCCCCCGACCGACCGCCCGCGGGCGGTGCGAGCGAGGACACCGCGTCGCCCCGGGCGACCGGCGCGCCCGCGAAGCAGCAGGAGGCCGCCGGCTCGCAGGAGCAGACCCGGGCGTCCCGCGAACCGTCCCGTCCCGCCCCGGCTCCCGAGCCGACCCCGGCCACGAGCGAGGCGCCGGCGCAGCGCGCGAGCGCCTGGCAGCGTCACGAGGCGCCGTCCGCGGCTGCCGCGGCGCCCCCAGCGACGTCGCCGGACACCCCCGTCCAGCCCGCGGGGGGCCAGGCCGGCCCCGACGCGGACCTCGTCCGACGTCGCTGGAACGAGGTCCTCGCGACCCTCGCCCGCTTCAAGCGCACGACGTGGACCCTCGTCTCGCAGAACGCGCACGTCGGTGAGGTGTCCGGGGGTGTGCTCCACCTGGCCTTCAACACCGGCGGGCTCGCCCACACCTTCCGCACCGGCACCCACGCCGACGCCCTGCAGCGGGCGCTGCTCGAGACGCTCGGCGTCCAGCTGCGCATCGAGGCGGTGCTCAGCCAGGCGGCCGAGGGCGGCGACCAGGGGATGCCGTACGCCGCCGGCGGCTGGAGCGCGGCGGGCCAGCCCCCCGCCGAGCAGGGATGGTCGGCCCCGGCAGCACCGGCCCTCGCCGCCCCGGCACCGGCCACACCCGCACCGGCGACGCCCGCCGCCCCGCAGCCCGACAGCCCCGGCGCCCCGGTGGCGAGCCCGTCCGACGAGGGCGCCCCCGGCCCCTCCGCCGCGAGCCCGGCCGAGCCTGGAGCGTCCGAGGCCTGGTCCGGCCCGCCCGAGCCGGACGCCGACTCCTTCCCGCCGGACCCGGGCCCCTCCGTGCCCAGCCCCGAGGACGCGGCTCCTCCCGCGCCGCGCCGCGCCCAGGCCGCGCCCGAGCAGGGGCAGCGGTCCGGCGAGCGCCCGTGGGAGCGGCACGCCCCCGGCGGCTCGGCCCAGAGCGCGGCCTCCGCGCCGGAGAGCCGGCGGATGGTCGCCCCGGCGGACGACACCCCGAGCATGGACGACCCCGACGCCGAGAACTCCGGTCTCGTCGGGGCTCCCCTCATCGAGCGGATGCTCGGCGGGACGATCATCTCCGAGGACTGA
- the recR gene encoding recombination mediator RecR produces MYEGAVQDLIDELGRLPGVGPKSAQRIAFHVLAADAADVERLAHALTEVKSKVRFCAVCGNVSEAELCRICSDPRRSSDVLCVVEEAKDVVAIERTREFRGKYHVLGGAINPINGIGPDDLRIRELMTRLADGTVTEVILATDPNIEGEATATYLARMLRGMGVPVSRLASGLPVGGDLEYADEITLGRAFEGRRRIDA; encoded by the coding sequence GTGTACGAAGGCGCGGTCCAGGACCTCATCGACGAACTCGGGCGACTCCCCGGGGTCGGACCCAAGAGCGCGCAGCGCATCGCGTTCCACGTCCTGGCCGCCGACGCCGCCGACGTCGAGCGCCTTGCGCACGCGCTCACCGAGGTGAAGTCCAAGGTCCGCTTCTGCGCCGTGTGCGGCAACGTCTCCGAGGCGGAGCTGTGCCGCATCTGCTCCGACCCCCGCCGCAGCAGCGACGTCCTGTGCGTCGTCGAGGAGGCCAAGGACGTCGTCGCCATCGAGCGCACCCGCGAGTTCCGCGGGAAGTACCACGTGCTCGGCGGCGCCATCAACCCGATCAACGGCATCGGACCCGACGACCTGCGCATCCGCGAGCTCATGACGCGCCTCGCGGACGGGACGGTCACCGAGGTCATCCTCGCCACCGACCCGAACATCGAGGGGGAGGCCACCGCCACCTACCTCGCGCGAATGCTGCGGGGCATGGGCGTGCCCGTCTCCCGGCTGGCCTCCGGGCTGCCGGTCGGCGGGGACCTGGAGTACGCCGACGAGATCACCCTCGGCCGCGCGTTCGAGGGACGTAGGAGGATCGATGCCTGA
- a CDS encoding DUF5063 domain-containing protein → MPEHNPVRAAEAAAEVADLRALAAAMAAESERYLATVTEVAAGAHPDAAMSLLLLAVADLSAAGARLGAVVDVVPPERFEPDDGTEPDTDPLRLGLANLLEGLDEYREVPDPLVDNVSVTATLSADLAEVAHALRQGLQHHRAGNDVEALWWWQFSYLSNWGDRAASALRTLLSVLSHVRLDVPADVAADAEFDALHAEID, encoded by the coding sequence ATGCCTGAGCACAACCCCGTCCGGGCCGCCGAGGCGGCGGCCGAGGTCGCCGACCTGCGCGCCCTCGCCGCGGCCATGGCCGCCGAGTCCGAGCGCTACCTCGCCACGGTCACCGAGGTCGCCGCGGGCGCGCACCCCGACGCCGCGATGTCCCTCCTGCTGCTCGCCGTCGCCGACCTCTCGGCCGCCGGCGCCCGTCTCGGCGCGGTGGTCGACGTCGTCCCGCCCGAGCGCTTCGAGCCCGACGACGGCACCGAGCCCGACACCGACCCGCTGCGCCTCGGCCTGGCGAACCTCCTCGAGGGCCTGGACGAGTACCGCGAGGTGCCCGACCCGCTCGTCGACAACGTCTCCGTCACCGCCACCCTCTCCGCCGACCTTGCCGAGGTCGCTCACGCCCTGCGCCAGGGGCTGCAGCACCACCGGGCGGGCAACGACGTCGAGGCGCTGTGGTGGTGGCAGTTCTCCTACCTGTCCAACTGGGGTGACCGGGCGGCGTCGGCGCTGCGCACCCTCCTGTCCGTCCTCTCGCACGTGCGCCTCGACGTCCCCGCCGACGTCGCCGCCGACGCCGAGTTCGACGCGCTGCACGCCGAGATCGACTGA
- a CDS encoding TSUP family transporter, whose translation MPPDLDVLTLVLLLLAALTAGWVDAVVGGGGLIQLPALLLVPGISPVEALATNKVGSIMGTSVSSLTYYRRVGPDLRTAAPMALAALAGAVGGAALAAQIPAELFTPIILVVLVAVAAWTIARPRIGAQTDLRWTGRGHHLAAAGLGLVIGAYDGLLGPGTGTFLVISLVSVLGYAFLPATALAKIVNFATNLGALIFFVPYGAVLWGLGLALGLANLTGGYIGARMAVAKGSGFIRVVFLVVVLALITRLGWDVLTR comes from the coding sequence GTGCCTCCCGACCTGGACGTGCTCACCCTCGTCCTCCTCCTGCTCGCCGCCCTCACCGCGGGGTGGGTCGACGCCGTCGTCGGCGGCGGGGGCCTCATCCAGCTACCGGCCCTCCTGCTCGTCCCGGGGATCAGCCCCGTCGAGGCGCTCGCGACGAACAAGGTCGGCTCGATCATGGGCACGTCGGTCAGCTCGCTCACCTACTACCGGCGGGTGGGCCCGGACCTGCGGACCGCGGCACCGATGGCGCTCGCCGCGCTCGCCGGCGCCGTCGGCGGGGCGGCGCTCGCCGCCCAGATCCCCGCCGAGCTGTTCACCCCGATCATTCTCGTCGTCCTCGTCGCGGTCGCCGCCTGGACCATCGCCCGCCCGCGCATCGGCGCGCAGACCGACCTGCGGTGGACCGGCCGGGGCCACCACCTCGCCGCCGCCGGCCTCGGCCTGGTGATCGGCGCCTACGACGGGCTGCTCGGCCCCGGCACCGGCACCTTCCTCGTCATCAGCCTCGTCTCCGTCCTCGGCTACGCCTTCCTCCCGGCCACGGCGCTGGCGAAGATCGTCAACTTCGCGACCAACCTCGGCGCGCTCATCTTCTTCGTGCCCTACGGCGCGGTGCTGTGGGGCCTCGGCCTCGCGCTCGGCCTCGCCAACCTCACCGGCGGCTACATCGGGGCGAGGATGGCCGTGGCCAAGGGCAGCGGGTTCATCCGGGTCGTCTTCCTCGTCGTCGTCCTCGCCCTCATCACCCGCCTCGGCTGGGACGTCCTCACCCGCTGA
- a CDS encoding aspartate kinase, with protein MPLVVQKFGGSSVADATSLKRVAKRIVETQEAGNDVVVVVSAMGDTTDELLDLAASVTDSPSERELDILLTAGERISMSLLAMAISELGVEARSYTGQQAGVLTDAAHGKASIVGVVPERIARTIEEGGVAIVAGFQGVSETMDVTTLGRGGSDTTAVALAAALGADVCEIYTDVDGLFTADPRIVPTARQITDITSEETLEMAAHGAKILHLRAVEYARRYGVPIHVRSSFSNKIGTWIRTDDSSEESSMEEPIIAGVAHDRSQGKITVMGVPDVPGAAARLFAVVAEAGANVDMIVQNVSSAATGLTDISFTLPEADGPSTLAALRAAAGDLGYSDLRYDDQIGKLSLVGAGMRSHPGVSARLFGALSDAGINIEMISTSEIRISVVTRAESLDGAVRAVHTAFDLDSSESEAVVYGGTGR; from the coding sequence GTGCCCCTAGTCGTGCAGAAGTTCGGCGGTTCGTCCGTCGCCGACGCCACCAGCCTCAAGCGCGTCGCGAAACGCATCGTGGAGACCCAGGAAGCGGGCAACGACGTCGTCGTGGTGGTCTCGGCCATGGGCGACACGACCGACGAGCTGCTCGACCTCGCCGCCTCGGTCACCGACAGCCCCTCCGAGCGTGAGCTCGACATCCTCCTCACCGCCGGTGAGCGCATCTCGATGTCGCTGCTCGCCATGGCGATCTCCGAGCTCGGTGTCGAGGCCCGCTCCTACACCGGCCAGCAGGCCGGCGTCCTCACCGACGCCGCGCACGGCAAGGCCTCGATCGTCGGCGTCGTGCCCGAGCGCATCGCGCGGACGATCGAGGAGGGCGGCGTGGCGATCGTCGCCGGCTTCCAGGGCGTGAGCGAGACGATGGACGTGACGACGCTCGGCCGCGGCGGCTCGGACACCACCGCCGTCGCCCTCGCCGCGGCGCTGGGTGCTGACGTGTGCGAGATCTACACCGACGTCGACGGCCTGTTCACCGCCGACCCGCGCATCGTCCCCACCGCCCGCCAGATCACCGACATCACCAGCGAGGAGACCCTGGAGATGGCGGCGCACGGCGCCAAGATCCTGCACCTGCGCGCGGTGGAGTACGCCCGCCGCTACGGGGTGCCCATCCACGTGCGGTCCTCGTTCTCCAACAAGATCGGGACCTGGATCCGCACCGACGACTCCTCGGAGGAAAGCAGTATGGAAGAGCCGATCATCGCCGGGGTCGCCCACGACCGCAGCCAGGGCAAGATCACCGTCATGGGTGTGCCCGACGTGCCCGGCGCGGCCGCCCGCCTGTTCGCCGTCGTGGCCGAGGCCGGGGCGAACGTCGACATGATCGTCCAGAACGTCTCCTCCGCGGCGACCGGCCTCACCGACATCTCCTTCACCCTCCCGGAGGCCGACGGCCCGAGCACGCTCGCCGCGCTGCGCGCCGCCGCCGGCGACCTCGGCTACTCCGACCTGCGCTACGACGACCAGATCGGCAAGCTCTCCCTCGTCGGCGCCGGCATGCGCTCCCACCCGGGCGTCTCCGCCCGCCTCTTCGGGGCACTGTCCGACGCGGGCATCAACATCGAGATGATCTCCACCTCCGAGATCCGCATCTCGGTCGTCACCCGAGCCGAGTCCCTCGACGGCGCCGTCCGCGCCGTCCACACCGCCTTCGACCTCGACAGCAGCGAGTCCGAGGCCGTCGTGTACGGGGGGACGGGCCGATGA
- a CDS encoding aspartate-semialdehyde dehydrogenase, whose amino-acid sequence MSEQARGVNLAVVGATGQVGAVMRRILEERDFPVASIRYFASARSAGTTLPWKGQDVVVEDVATADLAGIDIAVFSAGGATSKEQAPRFAAAGALVVDNSSAWRKDPQVPLVVSEVNPEALEDIPTGIVANPNCTTMAAMPTLKVLHEEAGLKRLVVSTYQAVSGSGLAGVRELDTQVRAAVEQDPTALVHDGSAVTLPEPQTYVAPIAFDVVPLAGSIVDDGSEETDEEQKLRNESRKILGLPDLAVSGTCVRVPVFTGHSLSVNAEFERPITPERARELLAGAPGVELADVPTPLAGAGQDATFVGRIRQDQSVEGGRGLALFVVGDNLRKGAALNTIQIAELLAERLLARA is encoded by the coding sequence ATGAGCGAGCAGGCACGCGGCGTCAACCTCGCCGTCGTCGGCGCGACCGGACAGGTCGGCGCGGTCATGCGCCGCATCCTCGAGGAGCGCGACTTCCCGGTCGCGAGCATCCGCTACTTCGCCTCGGCGCGCTCCGCGGGCACGACCCTCCCGTGGAAGGGCCAGGACGTCGTCGTCGAGGACGTCGCGACGGCGGACCTCGCCGGCATCGACATCGCGGTGTTCTCCGCGGGCGGCGCGACGTCCAAGGAGCAGGCCCCGCGCTTCGCCGCGGCGGGCGCGCTCGTCGTCGACAACTCCTCGGCGTGGCGCAAGGACCCCCAGGTGCCGCTCGTCGTCTCCGAGGTCAACCCCGAGGCGCTGGAGGACATCCCCACCGGGATCGTCGCCAACCCGAACTGCACGACCATGGCCGCGATGCCCACCCTCAAGGTGCTCCACGAGGAGGCCGGGCTCAAGCGCCTCGTCGTGTCGACCTACCAGGCCGTCTCCGGCTCCGGGCTCGCCGGTGTGCGGGAGCTCGACACGCAGGTGCGTGCCGCCGTCGAGCAGGACCCGACGGCGCTCGTCCACGACGGCTCCGCGGTCACGCTCCCCGAGCCGCAGACCTACGTCGCGCCGATCGCCTTCGACGTCGTCCCGCTCGCCGGCAGCATCGTCGACGACGGCAGCGAGGAGACCGACGAGGAGCAGAAGCTGCGCAACGAGTCGCGCAAGATCCTCGGCCTGCCCGACCTCGCCGTCTCCGGCACGTGCGTGCGCGTCCCGGTCTTCACCGGCCACTCCCTGTCGGTCAACGCCGAGTTCGAGCGTCCGATCACGCCCGAGCGGGCTCGTGAGCTCCTCGCCGGCGCCCCCGGCGTCGAGCTCGCCGACGTCCCGACCCCCCTCGCGGGGGCCGGGCAGGACGCGACGTTCGTCGGGCGCATCCGCCAGGACCAGAGCGTCGAGGGCGGGCGCGGCCTGGCCCTGTTCGTCGTCGGCGACAACCTGCGCAAGGGCGCCGCGCTCAACACCATCCAGATCGCCGAGCTGCTCGCCGAGCGGCTGCTCGCCCGCGCCTGA
- a CDS encoding acyltransferase family protein → MLQPTDQTSTRLDWVDLAKAVAIVLVVLYHVGGTGAGRLLPGADSWAVDGWRLVNSALLPVRMPLFFLASGVLAARALERGWRRLLRPRVGNLLWPFLLWSVVFALVTGFAYAPEDPLGYARDNLAAIPVGGTAYWYLSVLVVLFVTARVLRRFGSSLLVLATVAVGVAPLVAPALADVVGEAAATNVARVCYFAVWYFIGCFGRPLVERVAGLAPLPLLAVAVPAYVGLVLLVYVRGTSVDLSAVMSLVGLTAALVLSAWAARAGWVRRLARYLGARTLAIYVLHPILLNLLVVVARESGWVAPGSPLFALLLVPLLSLALTAAATGLYDLSGRVGLGWLFTLPGRRA, encoded by the coding sequence GTGCTCCAACCGACCGACCAGACCTCCACCCGACTGGACTGGGTGGACCTCGCCAAGGCGGTCGCCATCGTCCTCGTCGTCCTCTACCACGTCGGGGGGACGGGGGCCGGGCGCCTCCTGCCCGGCGCGGACAGCTGGGCGGTCGACGGCTGGCGGCTGGTCAACTCCGCACTGCTGCCGGTCCGCATGCCGCTCTTCTTCCTCGCCTCGGGGGTGCTCGCGGCCCGCGCGCTGGAGCGCGGGTGGCGGCGGCTGCTGCGGCCACGGGTGGGCAACCTGCTGTGGCCCTTCCTCCTGTGGAGCGTCGTCTTCGCCCTCGTCACCGGCTTCGCGTACGCGCCGGAGGACCCCCTCGGCTACGCCCGCGACAACCTCGCCGCCATCCCGGTCGGCGGCACCGCCTACTGGTACCTCTCGGTCCTCGTCGTCCTCTTCGTCACCGCCCGGGTGCTCCGCCGGTTCGGCTCCTCGCTCCTCGTGCTCGCGACGGTCGCGGTGGGCGTCGCGCCGCTCGTCGCGCCCGCCCTGGCCGACGTCGTCGGGGAGGCCGCCGCCACGAACGTCGCCCGCGTCTGCTACTTCGCGGTCTGGTACTTCATCGGCTGCTTCGGGCGCCCGCTCGTCGAACGCGTCGCCGGGCTGGCCCCGTTGCCGCTGCTCGCCGTCGCCGTGCCGGCGTACGTCGGGCTCGTCCTGCTCGTGTACGTCCGCGGCACGAGCGTCGACCTCTCGGCGGTGATGTCCCTCGTCGGCCTCACCGCCGCGCTCGTGCTCTCCGCGTGGGCGGCCCGGGCCGGCTGGGTGCGCCGCCTCGCTCGGTACCTCGGTGCCCGCACGCTGGCCATCTACGTGCTGCACCCGATCCTGCTCAACCTGCTCGTCGTCGTCGCCCGGGAGTCGGGGTGGGTCGCGCCGGGAAGCCCGCTCTTCGCGCTGCTCCTCGTCCCCCTCCTGTCCCTCGCCCTCACGGCGGCCGCGACCGGGCTGTACGACCTGTCCGGGCGCGTGGGCCTGGGCTGGCTGTTCACCCTGCCGGGCCGGCGGGCATGA